GCGACGTTTTCCCCTGATGCTAGTTCAAAACCCCTCTGCTTTAGCCTCTACCTCAGCTCCAATAACTAAAGCTCTCTTTCTGGCCTGGTGATACTTCTTTCATATACACAGAAGTCTTTAAAGGAATTCTGACAACAATCCTATCTTTGTCCTTCAGCCCCCAGTTACTGCAACCTTTCAGTTAGTGTCACGGCTACAATCCCTTCCTGAACTCCTTACTTGCCTCCCATAACATACCAGGTTATTACATGCCTGCCTGATGCCTTAAATGTAGCCAAATCCAAATTCATAGTCACTTTAATGCCTCTCATAAACCTCTTTATGTTTACATTAAGAGAAAGTTTGGCCAAGACGACAAAATACATGAAGGCTATACTACCAGACATTGCTCTCAAGATGAACAGTTGAGCATTTAAGTACTTTGTACTTACAGTGGGACTGAAGATCAGTGTAACGTGTTTATGATATCCTATAGCAGTGAACGAAACTTGAGGCAGGGTATAGTCATACTGTGATTTAGACAATGTAGAATCCAGGAGCACCACATAATTCTGTGGGTAAAAAATACACTCAGTCTACAGCATCAGTAGCGGTCTGAGacaaaatcagatttaaagGCAAAAGTCAGTTTAAGAGACTTCAAATCTTCTGAGACACTGGTCACTCCAGCATGAATACAGTACTGCAGGCGCACCAGAAATAACACTTCAGTGtccttagagaaaaaaaaaattaagtgacCTAAGCTAATTTTATTCAGCAATATTCTTACCTCTCCATCTCGGAGCAGTGgtgggaaatggaaaaataggGATAGGCCTAAGTTGACTGTGTGAATTGGGTTGTCCAGATTTTCACTTTTGTAGAGCTTCACctgtgagggaaagaaaaaagcacaaatcGGGTATTTCTGAGCCTGCACCACAAAAGGTATTTCAGACATCCCACATGTTAAGGGGTAAAAGCACTTCAAAACTCATCATGTGTTCTATAAACAGAAAGTTGTCAAGTAAGAACACCTGGAAGTGTTCTAATCTGGGATGTGAAAAGTCACAGAAACAGTCTTTTTACAGAACTTGAAATCATTTAGGAACAACTGATGACTGACATTTTCACATAATCGAGTGTATTAACAGTAGCCTGTGCTATGCATTAACCAGAACAGagtaattcttttaaataatcCCAGCAGTTGCACAGGAATTTGCAGCTGGGGgttgtttctgtttctccaaTAGGCtcattttgtttgatttcagtTTCTCAACATTTATTTAACAAGCTAGACATCCTCAAGCTACACAATAGGCCTGAAGTCCTCAGCAAATACAGTTTGCTCAGAAACCAGCATAATTAAAGGAGGGGTTGTATCATAGTCAAATAAGGCTGGTAGGGGCAGCAGCACCTCCTTACATGAGGCTGCCTGGGCACACAAACATTTATCAGCCGCTGCGCCTCCTCCAGAGGACACAGTGAGCAAAGTGATGGTTTTTGTGGACCACTCTGAAGCAGCCTTCTAGCATCTATACCATTGCTTGTAAACCTCTGGATCAGATATTTGCCAAGACTCAGCTCTCCTTGCAGGCAGAGCCCAACTAAATTCTCATTGATTCTGCTCAGTGCTACCATGGTTGCAGCTCAAACCACAGCTCACCAGAGCATGTCCAGTTGTTTCATCAAGCCCACACAACCAGAAGGGACCAGACTGTGGTCACAAAACCGCTTGCTTGTGTCTGCATCAAATCTTAGCACatctttcaaagacaaaaatttcTGCCTTGAAAGCAAGGGTGATGACACGCACCCATCAACAGGACACGAGCATGACATGCAACACAAGACCCAACCTAATATGAAACAGGTACAGGCTTGGATAACTTCCATATAATCAAATTTTGACATCAATTCCTATTTGCTTAGGCTGAACTGCAAGGGTCTAAATTTCCCAGAAAGATGGGAAGCTTGCTCAGGTGCTCTTCAGTAAGGTGATACATTTTCACTTCACACCTGCTCTAACTGTTGGATCCTTTGGATGTCTCCCCAAAAACGCAACAGCTTAGCAATGAGATCTTGGCAGGTGAGATGCTAACAGActagtctgaaaaaaattcaggcGTTGCATTTATATTTGTAGGTAACATTTCAAGAAGCTTTTAAACctgaaaaatgttactttaacTCCTACCACACTAACACCTCTTGCGGATGCTTCCAGCATTTGCACCCTAAGCCAAAAGGATCACAGGTGTTTAGCAAGCTTTTTCAGATCACAGTGTCgtcttttgaatttttaaaatttcagctttacTATTTGTCTCTTACACTCTCTTATAACTGTACTTTTAAATTCATGTGTCCTATGGTATCGTTGCATTCGTACAATGGCTTCTTGGTAGCAGACAAGCATGttaaaaatttcagttatttcaggAATTAATGCAGTTCTCTGATACGGAAGACGCATTTCACCCCTGGTGTCTTGCTCTCCCTAAAGACAGGGCATCCCTAGTCAGGGAAGCAGACCCAGAGATGTACAGGCCAACCTGAGAAAGTATTTCTTAAACATGCTCccatgaaaaatggaaacatcaAAACAAAGCAGTCAGGAACACTGGAATCTTAATTCTATCTGGAATTCAAATACACCTTCATTAAAGTATTAGTCATAATTTGAATTAAATGTATGCTCTGGCTACTGAACAATTTCCAGTGACCCTGCTGAAAACCATTGGGAAACCAATGGCCAATACACTTGACAAAGATGAAACACTTGAACTTACACATAACGTGGAGAGATATTCGGAAGATGTAATTACATTTCCACTTAAATCAAACTGATTAATTTGCCGGAACGCTATAATATTAACATCATCAATGTCGCTGTTCCCAACCTGCAACATAAAACACAGTCATGTTTCTACCAACAGAGGAACAGTCAACAGAGAACAGTTAGCATAACACAGACATTGCTcacaattttaaacaaaaagtgaaCTTTGTTCTATACTAACAACATGGAAACTTGAAGGCTTTCCAGTTCCAAGTACTTTTCCTCCAGAGTGCACAGCTCACAATTACAGATTTGTGCATTATCAGCACAAGGCTGATGGCATTAAGTTAAACTAAACATGGAAGAAGTATCAAAAGCAACAATTATTTTGGAAGAGGCTGAGTTACATACAAAGGACTGCCTGATACCTGAACATTGGTCagatatgtttttctttcatgaaagtTTCATGAAAGCTTCACCCCAGGGAGTCCGGCAAAGGCAAGCACCGAGCACCGGCCTGGGGACGGACTGACGCCCCGCAGGAggtggggccggggccggggccagggccgggtggctggagagcagcagtggCCGTGGAGGGCAAGGTGGGCAGGGGTGGGTGGGCAGTGAGCCTGGGCAGCAAGGACAGTCCCAAAGCCCGGGCTGTGGCAGCAGGGGCACAGGCGGCAGCGTGGGGAAGAGGTTCCTCTGCCCCGCTGGGCCCAGGGGGGGCCGTGCCTGGGCACCggctgtgggctggggctgcccaggTCCAGGCAGGCACGGGCACCGTGGAGCGAGGCCAGGGGAGGCCCCAGCCGGGCGGGAGCTGGGGCGCCGGAGGCACGGGCAGAGGCCGAGGGCACAGGCTCTGCTgggcctggagaagagggagagagcacAGGGGCCCTCGAGCTCTGCCCGTGGGCACAGGCCTTGCCTGCACCCGTCTTTCTCCCGAGAGGGACCAGGCACAGACGAGCACTGGGGGAAAATTTTGAGCTTTTATTGGGCTCGGAAAACGTCCACAGCTGAGCAGTGGCTGGCAGCATCCTGTCCTCAGGGCAGCTGAGTGCCTGGGGTGCCGTGCATGCCCCCATGCCTCCCCATGCCACTCCCTGTGGACACTGTGCAGGCTCAGGGGCAGTCGCCTTCTCCGGGGATCCGCCTGGCGCTGGCAGCGGGGCACTACTGCTCTTGCTCTCCCGCCACGCAGGTAGAGCAGAACACCCTGCGCAGAGCCCTGAGCGCCCTCCTGAAGAGAGAGGGCCGTCGCCGTCGAGCTGGGGCGTGCGGGTGGGTGGCGATGCCTGCGGGGAAAGGAGAGCTGTAGGCGAGAGGCTGGGGGGCCGACGGGcaagctcctgcctgccccctgcCACTGAGGGCTTTCCCCAGGCACGGGTGGCCGGGGCACGGTCAGCCCCCGTGTGCGTAGTGCTGCCGGCCTGGCCTAGGTGCCACTCGCCAGGACGGCGGGGCCAGGCCTGCCCTCGCCAGGGCGGCACTCGACTCGGGAACATACCTGAGTCATCCTCGGGCACGTCGCTGCAGCCAGAGGATCGCTGTGCGTCGCCTCTCTGCTCGGAGGCCACCTGCATGGGGAGAGCAAGAGCACAggcgggggagggaggagatgtCAGTGGGATGACACGGAGAGCACCAGCCATCTTCCCACCGCACACGGCCCGGGCGCTGCGCCTGCCTCCCGTGCCTTGGGATGCCCGGTGCTGGCCACGCGCGCCTGGCTCACCTGGTGCTGAGGGTCCCGAGCCAAGGGAGAAGCCGCTACGTCTCCTTCATCATCCACTGCTGGGGCAAGGTGGGGTGTGCCAGCATCTGCCGGAGGGTTTGGAGGCAACGAAGAAGCCACTTGGTCCTTGTGCGCTGCCTGGGAGACAACAGTGGTGCTGGCCTCTTCTTGGTGCTCTCCAGACACAGGAGAAGCTGTGTCTTCTCCAACCTCGCGTGCTGCTGGCACGAGCGGGGCGGTGCTGGCCTCTGCCTGAGGCTCTCGAGCCAAGGGAGACTCGGGGTCCTGAGGTCCTGCAGGTGTTCTTGGTGCCATCACCGCATCCATGCTTTGTGCCAGGTCCCGCTGTTCCGTCAGCTGCTGGCCGGGTCGCTGTTTCACAGCCAGAGCCTCGATCAGGACCTCCCTCACGATGCCCTGGACTATGTCCTGCACAGCCGTGGCGCAGGCTGTGAAGCTGTGCGGGGCAGGTGCCTggctctctgcctctgctgctgtggcctGCTTGCCAAAGACAGAAGAAGCTGGTGTTCTTGCTTCAACCTGCGCTGCAGGAGCGAGAGGTGCACGGTGCCCCGCCTCCTCAGGAGCACCGTCCAGGGCAGAACCTGCCGGCTCAGGGTCCGGGAGCCCCGCCGGAGCAGGAGAGGCACTCTGCTGGTCGacagctgcctctcctgccaCCTCTGTGCCCGTGCTGCTGGGCGAGCTGGGCCCCTCCTGGGGACCAGCGTGGGGGTCCTGGAAGAGCTCCGGGACCAAGCGGGTGACCCAGATGCTGATAGTGAAGTCTTGCCCTTGGGACAGCTCTTGGTCGCTGTCAtattccctctcctcctcttcggccaaggcaggcagagctgccagggcCTCGCCACTGTCGGCTGCCCCAAAGTCGTGTGTTGTTTCTGTCGTCGCCACAGCTGCGCTGTGTACCCGGTCCCGCTGTTCCgccggctgctggctgggtatCTCCTGTGTAGCCAGAGCCTTGATCAGGACATCCCTCACGATGCACTGGGTTACGTCCTGCAGAGCCACGGcgtgggctgtggggctgcgcGGGGCAGGTGCCTGGCTCTCTGACTCTGCTGCTGTGGCCTGCTCGCCGAAGACGGGAGAAGCT
This sequence is a window from Buteo buteo chromosome 27, bButBut1.hap1.1, whole genome shotgun sequence. Protein-coding genes within it:
- the LOC142045274 gene encoding BOS complex subunit NOMO1, whose amino-acid sequence is MLQVGNSDIDDVNIIAFRQINQFDLSGNVITSSEYLSTLCVKLYKSENLDNPIHTVNLGLSLFFHFPPLLRDGENYVVLLDSTLSKSQYDYTLPQVSFTAIGYHKHVTLIFSPTRKLPEQDIAQGSYIALPLTLLLLLAGYNHDKLIPLLLQLTTRLQGVRALGQTGSDTGGSEDAKRQTKKQKTRRT